One segment of Gemmatimonadales bacterium DNA contains the following:
- a CDS encoding serine hydrolase, whose product MRCALLLFLVLLRPWAPVSAQGKPLEGFDAYVTRSMAAWKVPGLAVAIVRNDSVVLAKGYGVRTLGKPDPVDAHTLFAIGSSSKAFTAMAVAMLVDQGKVKWDDRATNYLPELQLYDPYATRELTVRDLLTHRSGLTAADLILYAEHMTRDSALHQVRYVKPAYSFRSHFGYSNLMYLAAGQLTARVTRASWDDVVRQRIFIPLGMTASNTSVTPLNRLPDVATPHEEVDDTVRAIPYFNIDAIGPAGSINSNALDMAQWVRFQLAGGKVGGKPLISAAAFQETHTPQTVVPLEGFWKLAAEDAHLLNYGMGWFLHDYKGRGVVQHGGNIDGMSALVGMLPEEKTGIVVLSNLGGNDLTYALMYRVFDAYLKQPAKDWSAVFLKASREAQTQAKAERKKTEAQRVPGTSPSLSPEKYAGMYTDTLNGDAVVRREKPGLVLQYGTLVADLAHWQYDTFQATWRQRRLGKSYVTFTLDATGKVDKMNVVDLAEFRRKPEVADTTPGIRLAQAELPRYTGSFASPSLPITAEVQLVDGQLKLTVPGQPVYTLVPVTATRFRLTGDEVQAGFFLEYTIDGGTVQRVTLVQPDPQPALTLVPKRAAGR is encoded by the coding sequence ATGCGATGCGCTCTCCTGCTGTTCCTGGTACTCCTCCGCCCCTGGGCTCCGGTCTCGGCGCAGGGCAAGCCGCTGGAGGGCTTCGACGCCTACGTCACCCGGAGCATGGCCGCCTGGAAGGTGCCGGGCCTGGCCGTCGCCATCGTGCGGAACGACTCGGTGGTGCTGGCCAAAGGATACGGCGTGCGCACGCTCGGCAAGCCCGACCCGGTGGACGCCCACACGCTCTTCGCCATCGGATCGTCCAGCAAGGCGTTCACCGCCATGGCGGTGGCCATGCTGGTGGACCAGGGCAAGGTCAAGTGGGACGACCGGGCGACGAACTATCTCCCCGAGCTCCAGCTCTATGACCCCTACGCCACCCGCGAGCTCACGGTGCGCGACCTGCTGACCCATCGGAGCGGGCTCACCGCGGCGGACCTGATTCTCTACGCGGAGCACATGACCCGGGACAGCGCCCTCCACCAGGTCCGCTACGTCAAGCCCGCTTATAGTTTCCGCTCGCATTTCGGCTACTCCAATCTGATGTACCTCGCGGCCGGGCAACTCACCGCGCGAGTGACCCGCGCCTCCTGGGACGACGTGGTGCGCCAGCGGATCTTCATCCCGCTGGGCATGACCGCCAGCAACACCAGCGTCACCCCGCTGAACCGCCTGCCCGACGTGGCGACCCCGCACGAGGAGGTGGACGACACGGTGCGGGCGATCCCCTACTTCAACATCGACGCCATTGGCCCTGCTGGGTCGATCAACTCCAACGCGCTGGACATGGCCCAATGGGTCCGCTTCCAGCTCGCCGGCGGCAAGGTGGGTGGCAAGCCGCTGATCAGCGCGGCCGCGTTCCAGGAAACCCACACGCCCCAGACCGTGGTGCCGCTCGAGGGCTTCTGGAAGCTGGCGGCAGAGGATGCCCACCTGCTGAACTACGGGATGGGCTGGTTCCTGCACGATTACAAGGGCCGGGGCGTGGTGCAGCACGGCGGGAACATCGACGGCATGAGCGCCCTGGTGGGAATGCTGCCGGAGGAGAAGACCGGGATCGTCGTTCTCAGCAACCTGGGCGGCAATGACCTGACCTACGCCCTCATGTACCGGGTGTTCGACGCCTACCTCAAGCAGCCGGCCAAAGACTGGAGCGCCGTCTTCCTCAAGGCGTCACGCGAAGCCCAAACGCAGGCCAAGGCAGAGCGGAAGAAGACCGAAGCCCAGCGCGTTCCCGGCACCTCCCCCTCGCTGTCGCCCGAGAAGTACGCCGGCATGTATACCGACACCCTCAACGGCGACGCGGTGGTCCGGCGGGAGAAGCCGGGCCTCGTCCTGCAGTACGGCACCCTGGTGGCCGACCTCGCCCACTGGCAGTACGACACCTTCCAGGCCACCTGGCGGCAGCGCCGGCTGGGGAAGAGTTACGTCACCTTCACCCTGGACGCCACCGGGAAGGTCGACAAGATGAACGTCGTCGATCTCGCCGAGTTCCGGCGAAAGCCCGAGGTGGCCGACACCACGCCGGGCATCCGGCTCGCCCAGGCGGAGCTGCCGCGCTACACCGGTTCCTTCGCCTCCCCGTCCTTGCCGATCACAGCCGAAGTGCAGCTGGTGGACGGTCAGCTCAAGCTCACCGTGCCGGGGCAGCCGGTCTATACCCTCGTCCCGGTGACCGCCACCCGGTTCCGTCTGACCGGCGACGAGGTGCAGGCCGGGTTCTTCCTGGAGTACACCATCGATGGAGGCACCGTGCAGCGAGTCACCCTGGTGCAGCCAGACCCGCAGCCGGCTCTCACGCTGGTTCCCAAGCGCGCGGCGGGCCGATAG
- a CDS encoding amino acid permease yields the protein MSSAPARAELGRVLGVQQLIYIVIGTVIGSGIFIVPGAVLRQSGGSVGLALLVWLVGGVLSLLGALTYAELGGMHPKAGGLYIYIRDAFGPFPAFLFGWTLFFIIGSGSVATLAVAWVAYLGQLVPLGPVAGRVTAIAIIGVIAVVNVRGTRSGARVQDLTTFLKVAGIVIMSCAFLLWGRGLHGLHGTLWPEAVSPRILSGFGLSMIGTLWAYEGWQYVTYSAGEAKDPQRTFHRGLVLGTAMLIAIYLLASVGYLAALGPAGVAGTDRVAADAATVLFGPVAGKLIALMILVSIFSAANGIVLTVPRAFFAMARDGIFFHRLAEVHPRFGTPAFAILACSAWAMLLAATGTFEQLLTYVVFIGWLFYGLGALSVFRYRRREPLAPRPFRVPGYPVTPVLFVASAAAIVINTIVAQPARAAVGLGVVLLGSPAYFIWRRRGATPLPDVLAPSGAGESRE from the coding sequence GTGAGCAGCGCTCCCGCGCGTGCCGAGCTGGGCCGCGTCCTCGGCGTTCAGCAGCTGATCTACATCGTGATCGGCACGGTGATCGGTTCGGGGATTTTTATCGTCCCTGGCGCGGTCCTCCGCCAGTCCGGCGGGTCGGTGGGCCTGGCGCTGCTGGTCTGGCTGGTGGGAGGCGTGCTCTCGCTGCTCGGCGCACTCACCTACGCGGAGCTTGGAGGCATGCACCCGAAGGCGGGTGGCCTCTACATCTACATTCGTGACGCGTTCGGTCCGTTTCCCGCGTTCCTCTTCGGCTGGACCCTCTTCTTCATTATCGGCAGCGGCTCGGTGGCGACGCTCGCGGTGGCCTGGGTCGCCTACCTGGGGCAGCTCGTGCCGCTCGGCCCGGTGGCTGGCCGGGTCACCGCGATCGCCATCATCGGGGTGATCGCGGTCGTCAATGTGCGAGGCACCCGGAGCGGCGCGCGGGTGCAGGACTTGACCACGTTCCTCAAAGTGGCCGGCATCGTGATCATGAGCTGCGCGTTCCTGCTGTGGGGCCGCGGGCTGCACGGTCTCCATGGCACCTTGTGGCCCGAAGCGGTCTCTCCACGCATTCTCTCGGGCTTCGGCCTCTCCATGATCGGCACGCTCTGGGCCTACGAAGGGTGGCAGTACGTCACCTATTCCGCCGGCGAGGCCAAAGACCCGCAGCGCACCTTCCACCGCGGGCTGGTGCTCGGCACCGCGATGCTGATCGCCATCTACCTGCTGGCCTCCGTCGGGTACCTTGCGGCCCTGGGGCCGGCGGGTGTGGCCGGAACCGATCGCGTCGCGGCCGATGCGGCCACGGTGCTCTTCGGGCCGGTGGCCGGCAAGCTCATCGCGCTCATGATCCTGGTCTCGATCTTCAGCGCCGCGAATGGGATCGTGCTCACCGTTCCCCGGGCATTCTTCGCCATGGCGCGCGACGGGATCTTCTTTCACCGGCTGGCCGAGGTGCATCCCCGGTTCGGGACGCCGGCCTTTGCCATCCTCGCCTGCTCCGCCTGGGCGATGCTGCTCGCAGCCACCGGGACGTTCGAGCAACTCCTGACCTATGTGGTGTTCATCGGCTGGCTCTTCTACGGTCTCGGCGCGCTCAGCGTGTTCCGCTACCGCCGCCGCGAGCCGCTGGCCCCGCGGCCCTTCCGGGTGCCGGGGTATCCGGTCACGCCCGTTCTGTTCGTCGCCTCCGCGGCGGCCATCGTGATCAATACCATCGTGGCCCAGCCCGCGCGCGCGGCGGTGGGACTGGGCGTGGTGCTGCTCGGCTCACCTGCGTACTTCATCTGGCGCCGGCGCGGCGCCACTCCGCTCCCCGACGTCCTGGCCCCGAGCGGAGCCGGAGAATCCCGCGAATGA
- the menC gene encoding o-succinylbenzoate synthase, whose product MTVRPERLTLREIQLPLQEPFRISSGTQTLRRILLLELEDASGASVWSECVAPEQPNYSPETIDTAWLAIRHWVAPRVLGHSFDEPDQVFPALERDFRGHLMAKAAVEMAVWGLDAVQRGLPLAVRLGGTRPCIEVGISLGIQSSPAVLVERAGQALAAGYRKVKIKIEPGADVAYILAARQALGADAPLMADANNAYSLADTDRLVELDQFGLMMIEQPLAWDDLHRHAKLQRQLRTPLCLDESITSLDRAEDMLALGSGRIINIKPGRVGGFGPSIAIHDFCARAGIPVWCGGMLESGVGRAYNVALASLPNFVKPGDISPSARYWTEDIVSPEWTMNSEGLMAVPRNQPGIGVTVDRDRIAELTVREERLRRAQ is encoded by the coding sequence GTGACCGTCCGTCCCGAGCGGCTCACGCTCCGCGAGATCCAGCTCCCGCTCCAGGAGCCGTTCCGCATCTCCTCCGGGACCCAGACCCTCCGGCGCATCCTGCTGCTCGAGCTGGAGGACGCGTCCGGGGCGTCGGTCTGGAGCGAGTGCGTCGCCCCGGAGCAGCCCAACTACAGCCCCGAGACCATCGATACCGCCTGGCTCGCCATCCGGCACTGGGTGGCGCCCCGGGTGCTGGGGCACAGCTTCGACGAGCCGGACCAGGTCTTCCCCGCCCTTGAGCGTGACTTCCGCGGTCACCTGATGGCGAAGGCCGCCGTCGAGATGGCGGTCTGGGGACTGGACGCCGTGCAGCGCGGGCTCCCGCTCGCCGTCCGGCTGGGCGGCACCCGCCCGTGCATCGAGGTGGGCATCTCGCTGGGCATCCAGTCCAGCCCGGCCGTGCTGGTGGAGCGGGCCGGCCAGGCGCTGGCGGCGGGGTATCGCAAGGTCAAGATCAAGATCGAGCCCGGGGCCGACGTGGCCTACATCCTCGCGGCACGCCAGGCCCTGGGCGCCGATGCCCCGCTCATGGCGGACGCCAACAACGCGTATTCGCTGGCCGATACCGACCGCCTGGTCGAGCTCGACCAGTTCGGGCTCATGATGATCGAGCAGCCCCTCGCCTGGGACGATCTCCACCGGCATGCCAAGCTCCAGCGGCAGCTCCGGACACCGCTCTGCCTGGACGAGTCCATCACCTCGCTCGACCGGGCCGAGGACATGCTCGCGCTGGGGAGCGGGCGCATCATCAACATCAAGCCGGGACGCGTGGGGGGCTTCGGTCCGTCGATCGCCATCCACGATTTCTGCGCCCGGGCGGGAATCCCGGTGTGGTGCGGCGGCATGCTGGAGAGCGGGGTGGGCCGGGCCTACAACGTGGCTCTGGCCTCGCTGCCCAATTTCGTCAAGCCGGGCGACATCTCTCCCAGCGCGAGGTACTGGACCGAGGACATCGTGAGCCCGGAATGGACCATGAACAGCGAGGGCCTCATGGCGGTGCCTCGCAACCAGCCGGGCATCGGGGTGACGGTCGACCGGGACCGGATCGCGGAGCTCACGGTGCGGGAAGAGCGGCTGAGGCGAGCCCAGTGA